One window from the genome of Musa acuminata AAA Group cultivar baxijiao chromosome BXJ1-4, Cavendish_Baxijiao_AAA, whole genome shotgun sequence encodes:
- the LOC103975016 gene encoding peptidyl-prolyl cis-trans isomerase FKBP20-1: MGDMIDLSGDGGLLKTIIRKAKIDALAPSESLPLVDVHYEGTLAETGEVFDSTHEDNTVFSFEIGSGTVIKAWDIALRTMKVGEVAKITCKPDYAYGSAGSPPDIPPNATLVFEVELVACRPRKGASLSSVSDEKARLLELKKQREMIAASKEEEKKKREEAKAAAAARIQAKLESKKHQGKGKGKAK, translated from the exons ATGGGTGATATGATAGATTTATCAGGGGATGGGGGTCTTCTGAAAACAATTATTAGGAAAGCCAAAATTGATGCACTTGCACCATCAGAGAGCCTCCCTCTTGTTGATG TTCATTACGAAGGCACGCTTGCTGAAACTGGTGAAGTTTTTGATTCAACGCATGAAGATAATACTGTTTTCTCCTTTGAGATCGGAAGTGGCACTGTCATCAAGGCTTGGGATATAGCTCTAAGAACAATGAAG GTTGGGGAGGTTGCAAAAATAACTTGCAAACCAGACTATGCCTATGGAAGTGCTGGTTCGCCACCAGATATACCACCTAA TGCAACTCTTGTCTTTGAGGTGGAGTTGGTGGCATGTAGGCCTCGGAAAGGTGCAAGCCTTAGTAGCGTCTCAGATGAAAAAGCTAGGTTGCT GGAACTGAAAAAGCAGAGAGAGATGATTGCAgctagcaaagaagaagagaaaaagaagagagaagaagcaaAAGCTGCAGCAGCTGCTCGAATACAGGCCAAGTTAGAATCAAAGAAGCACCAGGGAAAAGGCAAAGGGAAAGCAAAATAG